From the genome of Maniola hyperantus chromosome 9, iAphHyp1.2, whole genome shotgun sequence:
GATTATTAAATTTTTGCACCTGGTTTATGGCATTTGCTGTAAGTTCCAAAAGATTAATTTTTGTATTCGGGGGTAAGggttaggtattatttttcattttcatttgtttTACGAGCTGTTgctccacgacttcgtccgcgaggatttaggtttttaaaatcccgtgggagctttttgatattccgggatataAGTTGCCTATATCACTGTATATAGCATATGCAAAATATTCGCCGATTCGTTGCTTAGTTGCGGTGTGACTGaaagacaaaccagcaaacaaacacactttcgcatttataatgttagtatgatGCCTGTTTATGCATACTAAATAAGagttaagatatttttttaaattaaacatttgAACAGTAACTTAAAAGTATAGGAAACTGCATTTCAGTGCGTTTCTGCTGCGTGTGAGATAACTTTAATTTAATACTTTCAGATTACTCAGCAAACTGCCAAACTCATACGCATTCACAAAAGCCTTGGGAGAAGCCTTAGCTGTCGAAGCTATGGAGCACATACCAGTCATAATCCTACGTCCTTCTATTGGTAACATTAATTtatccattttataaagttacGAGTAGTCTTTGATGCATGTTGCATAATATGAATTGGCATGTCTTTGAGAGAATTTCATGCTCTTCAATAGGATTTAAAGCAatagtacctatttacttttgTTACAGTAATTCCTATCTGGCAAGAGCCCGTACCTGGGTGGACAGATAACATCAATGGACCTACTGGACTTCTTATTGGTAAGTATATACTTGCaatcttataaaataaaaaacatatttatatcGATTTATTTGTGAAGAAGGTTGTTGTCTCTTACATTTTGTATTACTTCGAGGTCTTAATAAGTAAGAATCAATGACTTTCAGGTGCCGGCAAAGGGGTGATTCGAACGATGTACTGCAAAAGCAACAGCTATGCTGACTATTTACCCGTGGATGTGTTTATCAACGGCATCATGATTTGCGCATGGAATTACATTAAAAATGGGTATCGTACTAAGTCTAACTATTCCATCACTTTTATTCTGTTGATCGTTTATTTAAACCCTTAGTAAAACTTGCAAAAATTAATTTTGGAATTTCCGTTTCAAACTTGTTCGTGAGGGAGCCTGCATGTCTGAGTTCtttgtaatgttctcaaaggtgtgtgaagtctgccaatctgcacttggcctgCGTGATAGACTAATTTCGTTATGAGAGgtgatccgtgctcagtagtgagccggcaataggttgatgataatgataatgatcatgatgatgcttTGTATCCTTAACTTTGATAGAATTCGAacatcgaaacacaataacgtcagtgAAAAAGGGACCTAGAAATCTTGATTTAGAGTCACAAACATAAAATCactttttaactttaattttgcAAGGTTACCGCTATGAGTGCTGGCGGTAGAGGTAAGGACGAACTTAAACTATAAAACAAGTACGTTAAGGTGCATTTTAGTTTGATTTGGAACTGTTTCAAAGCTCGAATTCAATCAAAGTTAgcgatgtaaaatcttatactaaggctACCGATATGACTTATCTTATTTTCAGGGATACAAAGAGGAACGTGGTGAACTTCACGTCATCCGCTGAAATAAAAGTGACCTGGTTGGAGATGATTGATGCTGGAAGGGAGATCATTATGAATAGAGTGCCGTTGAATGGTGTTGTGTGGTGAGTGAGAATACAATAGAAGAATTGTTTATATTAAAGCATAAGTTTTTCACTCTATCTAttgtccataatattattatcatgaaaGATAATCAAGACGATTGTATAAATAGGAGTCTGAATTGAAATTTACCTTGTCACCGCTAATTGGTACAAACTTTCCATCTAAAATCAAAAAAGAACTTTATGTAGAGTAACTGTAAGCCAAGATGGTATGACTATAAAAGACCCTGGAACACCTTAGGGAAGTTTCACCGTCAATCTCGAATATTAAAGTTTACCTACTTTCTTTTATGTGAAatgaaataaagatattttgtaTCTTTATCTAAGAATTTACCGACATAGAAATAACTATTTCAACTTCATACAATCCAAACCCTTTCCAGGTATCCAGGAGGTTCGATGAAACATTCTCGGCTATACCACAACATTTGCGCACTACTGTTCCACTGGATTCCAGCAGTCCTCATCGACACTCTTCTGTTCTGTCTCGGATATAAACCTGTGTAAGTGTTCTGATgtcacatttttaaaaaatgcgCTGCAATGAAAGCATCCtctttttttgaaagtcggcTACAATTACAGTCTCTAGACGAGATTACAAGATCTTGTATTGAgcttttttaaagtaaaaatagcgagcaaacgagtagggtcacctgatgttaagtgattacagcCGCCCATTAATATTTGTAGTACCAGAGGAATCGTCAATGCGTTGCCAGctttcaggaatttattggtccCCTCGAATAACCTCATATTTAATCTAATGGGGACACCGCCAAAGGCAATTGATTCCACAGTTacgatataattaataattacactGTTTCCAATATATTTTTGTAGTGTccaataatagtttttttttgataattagTACCTCATATGCTTTCATAGACTCAGGTGCTTTCAGGTACTCGTTACATGAACATCGCTTAAAAGATTTTCTATCTTTACAGGTTAATGCGGGTCCACCGTCGTATAAGCAAAGGTTTCGACGTTTTTGAATACTACACAAACAACCAATGGGACTTCAAATCTGACATCGCGCAGACACTTCGAAAAAACCTGAACCCTAGAGAGAGGCGGGATTACAAAGTTGACGCTATTGGTAAGAAGTTTTTGTCAATTTTTCGGAAAATGTATTGATTGAGTCCAAGTCAAAGGCTAAAACAGCTGCCAAAAAACTTGGCATCCTAAACAAGGTGAAGCGGCACTTCACCCCAAAACAACACTTAACTCTTCATCAGGCTCAGTTTCGGTCTGGCATGGAGTACTACTGCCACCTTTGAGATGACTCTGCCAAATACTAATTCAATGCATTAGACTCGATCAAAGAATTATTGGCGATTAATTATGTACTGTACGCAGGCAAAATTGCTCAGCGCCGGTGTAGtatcacttacctacttatcggTCCTTTATCGAatatatatagactactttGGTGAGTGTGCTCAAGAAGTTCACAAtcttgttcctccttcaccgtTCTACCACAGAACAAAGAGTACTTTGGCCCCCTTTTGTGGTCCAATCTACTCGTTTTGCTCAACTTTTCTGATACAAACCGTTAAagtgtggaatgcccttccggcgtccATGTTTTCTGCCACATATAACAAAATACCTTCAagcagtgaataggcatcttctaggcaagcacggtCCAAGACccgtgacatttattttcattgatCGATTGATttatcttaataattattttccagGTCTGGATATATCAAAATACTTCGAAGATTGTATCAAAGCTGCCAgaatctttattttaaaggaatATGATGATACTCTGCCTGCTGCCAGAAGGCATATGAAAATGTATGTATAATTTGCAGAAGTTTCGAATttttttagataggtacctaccagtggcgtgcaactcatagaggcataaaagcgctgcttacccaagaaatagttaactcggttgaaattgctcaatgctcattattctttgacttgctcacctaactactgcttaccctggctttaaaccctatgcacgccactggtacctacgtactaaattaaaatattttggccGGTTAACTTCAGATCGATACACCATTGGAATTAGACTTTAATGAttctttgaataaaaataaaatagggttttatgtttgactatataatattatggactcTCAAAATCACTACGAAGTAAAAAAGACTGAGAGTGCAGTCATGTCAGTTCCTGAATACttatggtttaggagtgctgtaccacgaaggtacctacaatattaatccAACATGAACAATTCAACTGTTTCTGAATCAGCATCAGAATTAAGGAGTTGGATGCACCATTTCGCAAACTTCTTGGGAACAAAAATTTGTAAATTAGTCCAGAAACCTGAGAAATCGGTGTATATGTGCCCAGATAAAAAAACGGGCTGTATTGAGAACCCCCTCCTTTtcggaagtcagttaaaaagtaTTAAGTTCATTTTTGTTTTCAGCATGTGGTTCGTGGATATCGTAACCAGATTTTTGTTCTGGGCTCTACTCTTCTACTGGATCAGTGGCTGGATATCGACGTTCTTCGGTTTCCTATCAACATCTAGTGAAATAACTCCTAAAGCCATCGTAGAATAATTTTGTGATATCCTTGATTTTAGTTGAGTAGTGCTTTAAGCGAATCGTCCTACTCGTATTGCTCAAGagtaaaattaagaaaatatattGGTGAAAGattaaaaatatgttaattatggaaaaaataacttaaaaaggAAAGATTTTTAAACGTAAAAACGTAAGCTTGGACctaataaacttttttattaaaatattttattacttctcTGTTACTCATGTAAGAGTTCCATCATGGTCAAAAAGAACTAAAATTCAGGCATCCAATTAAAAAGTGGTTAACTAAAAACTTCAAACAAACTAAAAAACTTGGTTCTACGTATATGTACATCAGTTTTTGAAAATGCGCACGTTTTTTGGCggtaactcaaaaactactttttgctGTTAACCGCTTTTTTCTACATAGGATCAACTAAAAAATAACCAAAACGCATGTTCAagctatacttataatattatttttttagaaacatcaaaatttgaaaattcccacgttttttaacaactgtaaaaaaaaaaaaaagataaagatATTTAACAGCATTTTATAGGATAGGATATCAGACAGACTGAGGTTGAATTCATTTCGCAGTACATTTCTGCTCTAGTATTAAGACAACTTTTTGTTGCCATGCATAATAATGCCATGCACTGTATGAATGCTTCAGGTAACTTAGTATTAATTAAAGAAAACGACTTAAGCGGGTACGTATAATACGTATTAATACGATGATATTAAATTATCGTCATTTTGACCTAGTTTTATGGTCATGGTCACAACGGGACTGCAGTACTGCGAGAAGTGAATATTGATTTCATTTTCACGGGCAGGCAGTGGGGGTATCTACAGGAATTACCCGCTTTCATGTTCTTTGTTTAAAGCGAACCTAGTTCGAAATGTCGCTggttccgttgtctttctctaaactaaatttaaagtatctgcacCTTTTTCTtcttaatattgctaaaacgggacggaacatgaactTTATATTCAAATACTCTAAATAGGCTTGCGACTTGCTGGAAAGTCTCGAGGTTTgatagctctaaattaaacttaaatctgtcaaactgtatctggCCTTTTCATAAtagattagtaagaagaggatgcgaatactctataGTTGTGCTCAGAGTCAGAACTGCCTGTGATATCTCTAACTTCACCTCTCGCATTCTCGAATCGTGGTACGtatttaacattattattacattGGCTAAACGTACTGCTATGCTGTAGCAATACTAATGCCTATAATACctatcataaattcagccagTCATAATAAATCGCACTGTTGTAaagccgcgattacacctgcaagttttactcacgtgatTAACTTACGATAAATTTACTCATGGACATACTTTATGTACATTTTCATTAGATTAATAACgtaagggggcgtccataaattacgtgagatatTTAAGGGGGGAGGGgatcgagtcaaatctcatctaaccTTACGATGGAGAGaggggggtctcggcaaatatcacgcaattttttttctgattgaaacaaaaaaaaattatactattttggtctattttggtttggtggtttggttaatccagattgtacatgcttaagatttaatcttaaACGTAATCGTAATACGATTAAGATCATTCACTAATTTGTTCGAAAGAATATAATTTCATTTTGAGtattctattgttaaatttttattacacttataactctcagcaatattgattactaatcttaactagtcgtaaataaaagcacgaagcaattttttttttctttttacaataacaatccaacgcgtttacgtaagacacccacattttgaaaaatctcacgtgagatggGGGAGgaggttgaataaaatctcacgacatctcaccaggggggagggagggacagaaaattcaaaaaaacacctcacgtaattaATGGATGCCCCCtaagctacttacgtaagtaaatTTTACGGGTGTACCTAATTGCGGCCTAATAACAATTTCGGAGGGCCTGTAGTTGGCTCTTGTAGATACCTACGCAAGTATTAGGATGAAAACTGTATGAGTTTAgtagatattttaaatatacctacctactcagatattgataataaaaagaaataggtaagtaggtaggtatgtactactTAGACTGTACAGAAgaccagttttattatttttattaattaaaagacTTGATAAAATTATTGTGTAATCATAGTTTTAATGGTTTTTAtaatttcctatttttaataataaaaaatagtacatAACCTTTTCTTTAATTCAATCTTAAAACCCACCTACCtacaacttacatacataataatatattatttataatgaacATTTATGTCGATATatttcatttctattttttggcATAGTATctaagtattattaaaaaactattttataactATAGTTTTGGCAGCCCAGAGCCGAAGCGTGAATTTGTAAAATTCTATCAAATATAGTTCAGCAGGTTTAATACTAAAGCATGAAATAACTCGCGATGGCAGCGGCGCGCGATGGCAACACGCTCAAAGTGGCTAAGATAGGCAGACACTCCTATAAGGTTATCTTTTATCCTTTTAAGGTACACTACCCTAAAAAGAACCTACtcaaaaaatagtattttttctaatttttacagtaggttaataattataaaaaagagGAATATAGTTAAATAGTTGACTAGGTActttatcatttttagggttccgtacctgaacgGTActaacaggaccctattactaagactccgctgtccgtccatccgtccgtccgtctgtcagctggctgtatctcgtaaaacattataggtagagacctgaaatttcacagaatgtgtatttctattaccgctacGACAACAAACTATACATTTCAAAATtatcatgaaaatttaaaaaaagtgttattcctTGTACGATGTtagggaacccttcgtgtgcgaatccgactcgcacttgaccgatttttaaagACGTTGACAACCCTACATGTAGTTACCATCGCGTCGCGCTTGTGTTTCAGCCTTAAgaaatttataaaatagtttaaaaaaaactggtaaGTCTTCATAGCACTTCTTCGGTATGAGCATTGTCTAAGTTCAACCAACTTTTAACTGACTTATCTACAGAACTAATTATTTCGATAATACCGCATTTAGAGTACAAAAACCATGCGAACAAGGAATACAGGATAATCTTCGTGATGATGTCGACCACgtagcgtctgaaaaatgaaaaaaaaaactatgaaataggtaggtactactgaaAAGAAAACAATTACTTAACTAATATTTgaatttttcagtattaaaaTATATGATGAATAGGTAGATATTTGTTTTCGTGTCAAACACGAAACTATGTaataggtacaaataaaaataaaaataaaatattattcggAACCACTCAGCATGAACTTTGAATGCTTTTGGACCTattgtattttgttttaaagcAGTTTAAAGTCTAAAAAGGTTTTCATAAAGGGCACTAGCTTTAGATCgaaattcatttttgaatttcattttACAGTCAACTTAAAATCGATTTAAATGGTCAAAGAATTTCAATGTTTACTTACATTCTATGCAGTTTTCTTGCTCTTGGTAAACTAGAGGGATCCTCCTTCAGAACATAAGTCCTTGTCCCGATAACATAGTCCCTTAAATAAGTATCCCTATCTAACTGGGATACGTCGATAAAGAATATGTCATTCTCTTTCTCACTTATGCGTTTTTGGAGGGACAAGAAATTCGTATTCCTGAAATGCCATTCCTTTGTTGTGTAATACTGGATTATGTTGAGGCCGTGACTTATGCGGTTTTGGAGTTTCACCATGCTGAAAAAAAaagggtaggtagtaggtacatgaaaaCTATGGGAAAAGACATTTTTTTGACATCGTTGTCTGTGTTTTTGGTGAGTTATTTGAAGGCATCGCAATATTTTCAAGTGtcgtctgctaatccgcacttaaccagcgtggtagactaaggtcaaaccccttctcaatctgagaggacaCTCGTGCTCTGGGTTGCCAgctgtgatgatgatgatgatgatgatgatgaggattagttcattatttttttataataaattgtcATTCTAATCTGGAAACTGCCTAGGCCTACGTATAGTACCTAAGGTTTGATGGAATTTGGTTTAGCTTCTTAATGTTTATTTTACCAGACTTATGTAGATTTCCTTGGGTTTTTCTTAGAGAATCTAACGTAAAGGTTTTGCGTCGTAATCTagataaaggaaaagctgaatgactgactgatcgatgaTCTATCaaagtacagctcaaactactggacggatcggactgacgCATGCAGATATCGAGCTATTATGACATGGACATCTAAGcggggatttttgaaacttcaatcCCTAAGGAGATTATAGGGGTCCGAAAtctgtagtacacgcggacgaagtcctgggtttaagctagtaggtagttaataagTAGATACGTTACTCACAAAGGCTTCCTCCCCAATATAAACAGCAGCAAATCGACAAAGTAGGCTGGCAGAATATGTGTCAGTATCACCATGATCTGATGCGTCAACCAGTACGATTTGATGGTACCACCGGGGTACCACAGCGCCACCGTGTAAGGGTATATGTTGACCCATTTCTCACCCAACTCAATCACTTCCCTCCACGCGATCTTTTGAACTCCAGACAGAGTTATGTTGAATATACGCATTTCTTTTGGCCTAAaaagaaataaacttttaagGAGATGAACAAAAATTCAATTCGTCActaaaccgt
Proteins encoded in this window:
- the LOC117985320 gene encoding putative fatty acyl-CoA reductase CG5065, producing MSSEGYSSSELESMPDRISETFSGMTLLVTGGTGFMGKVLVEKLLRKVPDIEKIMLLVRPKKGKLPKQRLEEMFNDALFEKLRELRGGTAPLLEKMQIIDGDMSAPDLAISDTNRQLIIEEVDMVIHAAATIRFDEELKKAVLLNVRGTKLILELAKKCKKLKLFTHISTAYCHLHEKLLEERPYPPPADPHKIIDAVEWMDEETIATITPKLLSKLPNSYAFTKALGEALAVEAMEHIPVIILRPSIVIPIWQEPVPGWTDNINGPTGLLIGAGKGVIRTMYCKSNSYADYLPVDVFINGIMICAWNYIKNGDTKRNVVNFTSSAEIKVTWLEMIDAGREIIMNRVPLNGVVWYPGGSMKHSRLYHNICALLFHWIPAVLIDTLLFCLGYKPVLMRVHRRISKGFDVFEYYTNNQWDFKSDIAQTLRKNLNPRERRDYKVDAIGLDISKYFEDCIKAARIFILKEYDDTLPAARRHMKIMWFVDIVTRFLFWALLFYWISGWISTFFGFLSTSSEITPKAIVE